A genome region from Littorina saxatilis isolate snail1 linkage group LG16, US_GU_Lsax_2.0, whole genome shotgun sequence includes the following:
- the LOC138950252 gene encoding uncharacterized protein, with translation MDDTVKPKLCVGTHNAKCMYVDGLVPEAKRRYFEKIVDVDGVDPYEIPKRSWSVNPDDLPEVGYINIVNYFVYGKSSYTTDDFKAYKSLKSYKTFVAGWVRDVASYRPDGCQNVVVSAKVLHSQKLNEKPLTPWVITSSDGIILSAHCTCMAGVGETCSHVGALLFALDAFCTAREKTTCTGTKAYWKVPLGVRGVTPKPAYQIDFSSAKARKQKVDAFIADEQAEGIQPSIQKKLLGVAEPSEEELAGLFQQLNTNNTKPNVLRVLPAHCQQFKVDDHPTSLRALHQKQCEGKSLPELQEFCKDIDINVSPQASQKLEEDTRSQADSHLWFSARAGRITASKLHAVCHTNTDHPSISLVRQICYPEQHKFSSIYTDWGNQKEDAARESYLLRKKAEHDNLTFRPSGVHVPPEFPFMGASPDGIVSCNCHGTGCIEIKCPYIYRNSSLDEAFSDKSFCLQRDVGDKSTLSLKPGHKYFVQVQAQLFLSHSLYCDFIVWTTVDMAVVRVFPDQVFWDECVDKARKLFRLAILPELVGNWTVHEQAQSSLKTSQTLVDRPRSSDQFCLCGEGEHGRMIACDNSDCKIEWFHFSCVGLRAKPRGAWYCPGCTPKPKSKKNKC, from the exons ATGGACGATACAGTGAAGCCCAAGCTGTGTGTTGGTACCCACAATGCGAAATGCATGTATGTTGATGGCTTGGTGCCAGAAGCTAAACGCAGATATTTCGAGAAAATTGTTGATGTTGACGGCGTTGACCCGTATGAAATTCCAAAACGATCGTGGTCTGTGAATCCAGACGATTTGCCAGAAGTTGGCTACATCAACATCGTCAACTACTTCGTGTATGGAAAGAGCTCTTACACAACAGACGATTTCAAAGCCTACAAAAGTCTGAAATCGTACAAGACATTTGTTGCTGGCTGGGTGCGTGATGTTGCTTCATACAGACCTGATGGATGCCAAAACGTTGTTGTTTCAGCAAAG GTGCTTCATTCACAGAAGCTCAACGAGAAGCCGTTAACCCCTTGGGTCATCACATCATCAGACGGGATTATTTTGTCAGCGCATTGCACTTGCATGGCTGGAGTTGGCGAGACCTGTTCCCACGTTGGTGCCCTCTTGTTTGCACTTGATGCATTTTGTACTGCACGTGAGAAAACAACATGTACTGGTACCAAGGCATACTGGAAAGTACCACTGGGTGTGAGAGGAGTGACACCGAAGCCTGCCTATCAGATTGACTTTAGTTCCGCCAAGGCAAGAAAGCAAAAAGTGGATGCTTTCATTGCTGACGAACAAGCTGAAGGCATTCAACCGAGCATTCAAAAAAAACTGCTTGGTGTAGCAGAACCTTCAGAAGAAGAACTGGCTGGGCTGTTTCAACAGCTAAATACAAATAACACAAAACCGAATGTACTCAGGGTACTGCCTGCCCACTGCCAGCAGTTCAAAGTAGATGACCACCCTACAAGTCTGCGAGCACTTCATCAAAAGCAATGCGAGGGAAAGTCTCTACCTGAATTGCAAGAATTCTGCAAGGATATTGACATCAATGTCTCACCTCAGGCCAGTCAAAAACTGGAGGAAGACACCAGAAGTCAGGCGGATAGTCATTTGTGGTTTTCTGCCAGAGCTGGGCGCATAACTGCATCAAAGTTGCATGCAGTCTGCCACACTAACACTGACCATCCAAGCATTTCTTTGGTGAGACAGATTTGTTATCCTGAACAGCATAAATTTTCTTCTATTTACACCGACTGGGGAAACCAGAAAGAAGATGCTGCAAGGGAATCCTACCTGCTGCGGAAGAAAGCAGAACATGACAATTTGACTTTCAGACCGAGCGGAGTGCATGTGCCACCAGAATTTCCATTCATGGGTGCTTCCCCTGATGGTATTGTTTCATGTAATTGCCATGGAACTGGCTGTATTGAAATAAAATGCCCATATATTTATAGAAACAGTAGTCTTGATGAGGCATTTTCTGACAAGTCCTTTTGTTTACAGCGCGATGTAGGTGACAAATCAACATTGTCATTGAAACCAGGACACAAATACTTTGTACAAGTACAGGCCCAGCTGTTCCTTTCACACTCTTTGTACTGTGATTTTATTGTGTGGACAACTGTCGATATGGCTGTTGTGAGAGTGTTCCCTGATCAGGTGTTTTGGGATGAGTGTGTTGACAAAGCAAGAAAGCTGTTCAGGCTGGCTATATTGCCAGAACTTGTTGGAAACTGGACTGTACATGAACAGGCACAATCTTCACTGAAGACAAGCCAAACACTAGTTGACAGACCTCGCAGCAGTGATCAATTTTGTTTATGTGGTGAAGGAGAGCATGGGAGAATGATTGCGTGTGACAATTCTGACTGCAAGATTGAATGGTTTCACTTTTCATGCGTCGGACTGCGAGCCAAACCAAGGGGTGCCTGGTACTGCCCTGGCTGCACACCCAAACCCAAATCCAAGAAGAACAAATgttga